The DNA sequence CATCCTGTGGTCCTCCGCCCTCGGCTGCTATCACACGACCGCTCCAATGGCTACAACCTATCGTGAACCACTCTAGCTTTGCCGAATTCGAGCAGGGGCTGGACAGTCCGCCCCCGGCCCCATCGGATGCCCGCTCGGCCTACGAACAGCTGTTTCGGTTCAGCGGGTTTCCCGAACCGTTCAGCCGCGGGCGGGCCGATTTTTACACCCTGTGGTTCGCCGAACGAAAGACGCTGCTGGTCCGCGAAGATATTCGCGATGCGAGTGCCATTCGCCACATTTCCTTACTGGAACATCTCGCCCAGCTCATCCCCGACCGTATTGGCAGCCCGCTGTCGATCAACGCGCTCAGGGAAGACGTCGGGGTTGCCTTCGAGACCGCCCGGGACTGGATTCGGCTGCTTGAGCAGTTCTTTTATCTGTTTCGCCTGACGCCCTTTGCGACCCGCGTTGCCCGTGTGTTGCGCAAAGAGGCCAAGGTCTATCTGTTCGACTGGGCTGAAATTGAGGATGACAGCGTCCGCTTTGAAAACCTGGTGGCTCTCCATTTACTCAAAGCGGTTCGGCTGTGGCAGGCCCGAGGAGAAAGAACGCTCAGTCTCAATTTCATCCGTGATAAACAGAAGCGGGAGGTCGATTTTGTCTTATCAGACCGGGGCAGACCGCTGTGCCTGATCGAATGC is a window from the Desulfurellaceae bacterium genome containing:
- a CDS encoding DUF4143 domain-containing protein — protein: MNHSSFAEFEQGLDSPPPAPSDARSAYEQLFRFSGFPEPFSRGRADFYTLWFAERKTLLVREDIRDASAIRHISLLEHLAQLIPDRIGSPLSINALREDVGVAFETARDWIRLLEQFFYLFRLTPFATRVARVLRKEAKVYLFDWAEIEDDSVRFENLVALHLLKAVRLWQARGERTLSLNFIRDKQKREVDFVLSDRGRPLCLIECKASDEELAPNLVYFQHKLGVPVAVQLVHTRGVCQKRRIQGMTQWVISADRWLGLLP